CCAGGAAATTTTTCATTTTGATATAATATCCCCATGGGTCAGCCTGTTGACATGAGACATATTATTGCCGCCTTTAATAATATAAGTTCACGGATAGAATATAACAGAGAATAAGTGGTGAACCTTGCTGCACTCTGTTTGCGATACAGGAGCACGCCCGCCATATCATCTGTCTTAAGGTACTCCACGGCTTATGGGGAATAAACCCCGGGAATGAAACTATGGGGGACAATGCAATCTCTCTGAACGGTGGATATGCGTGGAACTCATACGTAAAGTTGACTGCAAGAAAAGCTTAAGAGTATAATCAGGGTAAATAAATAAAGAAAGTTTTACATGTCTCCGGGAGGTAAGAGCCAACGGGTACTTCAACATCCTTTATCGTTTTGAGTCATTTCCTCGTCGGCACAATATTGGGTATATTAATGCATAGATCCGATTTTTGCATGGCCGGTGCATTTCGCGATATTTTCCTGTTCAAAGACTATTTCAGGATGCGGTCACTTTTTCTTTTGGTTACCCTTATCAGCTTACTCATTTATTTAAGCCGGCTATTCAGTTTAATCAACTCGTATCCCCCCTCCTTCTTTGGTCTGCCTTCAGTGACCAACTTCCTGGGCGGTACGGTTTTCGGTATTGGTATGGTTATGGCCGGCGGCTGCACGATCGGTACACTATATAAGATGGGATCAGGCAATCTTGTCAGCGCATTTGCCTTTCTGGGCATTCTTTTCGGAAGTATACTCTTTGCCGTATTTTATCCGTTAAGCCTGTCATTTACCCATGCTGTGACTCTTTCCAGGAAAATAATATCTCTTGAACAAATTGCAGGGACCGCTGTGATTCCTCTTCTTTTGCTGCTATCGCTATCTGTTTTCCTTTTCTACAAATGGTATAGAGAACGAAAATGGACGCAAAAGGCATATGCAAGTGGATATCTCGATCCATGGAAAGCCGCTGTTTTAATGGCAATTGTTGTTTCGCTGTCCTTTATCATGTCAGGACGGCCGCTCTCGGTTACCAAGGGGTATGCAAAATTATCAGCTTATCTCGGGG
The sequence above is drawn from the bacterium BMS3Abin08 genome and encodes:
- a CDS encoding putative inner membrane protein — translated: MAGAFRDIFLFKDYFRMRSLFLLVTLISLLIYLSRLFSLINSYPPSFFGLPSVTNFLGGTVFGIGMVMAGGCTIGTLYKMGSGNLVSAFAFLGILFGSILFAVFYPLSLSFTHAVTLSRKIISLEQIAGTAVIPLLLLLSLSVFLFYKWYRERKWTQKAYASGYLDPWKAAVLMAIVVSLSFIMSGRPLSVTKGYAKLSAYLGGQSLFHSMSGLRFYKEDSLRLLDGTIMRGGTGTNMDAITITQIPLITGIILGAFFSSVQLKEFKINSLPPGKQILSALTGGILMAVGSLMASGCNLWHIIGGLPVFALQSILFVSGLIPGAYIGSHIIKRIII